In Mycolicibacterium nivoides, the DNA window GAGGTTGACCGGGTAGCCGTAATCGGCCGCGACGGCGCCGATGGCGGCCGAGATGTCGCCGAGCCGGTTACCGGGCCGGGCCGCGGCGGTTCCGGCGGCCAGCGCCTCCTCGGTGGCCCGGACCAGGCGCACGTCGGCGGCTGCGGGGGTCCCGACGATCACGGTGCGGGCCGCGTCGGCGACCCAGCCGTCGATCGACACCGCGAAGTCCATGCTGAGCACGTCACCGTCACGCAGCCGGTAGTCGTGCGGAAGGCCGTGCAGCACAGCGTCGTTGACCGACAGGCAGATGACGTTGCGGAACGGCCCTCGGCCGAACGACGGGTCGTAGTCCCAATAGCAGGACTCCGCGCCGCGCCGTTTGACCATGTCGCGAGCGTGGTGTTCGAGGTCGAGCAGGTTGACTCCGATCGCGGCGAGCCCGCTCAGCTCGCCGAGCACCTCGGCCACGAACCGCCCGGTGACCCGCATCTTCTCGATCTCGGCCCCGGTCTTCAGCTCGATCATGTCCACATCCTCCTCGGTATTTAAATACCAACACTAGCGGTATACAAATACCGGCGCTACCGTGGTGCCGTGGTCCGCACCCCGCTCACACCCGCACAGATCGCGGCCGGCCGACGGCTCGGCGAGACCCTGCGGGCGGCCCGGGGCACGCGCTCACTCGACGAGGTGGCCCAGCACGCCGGCATCTCCCCGGAGACGCTGCGCAAGATCGAGACGGGACGGTTGCCCTCCCCCGCGTTCGGCACGGTCGTCGGACTGAGCACCGCTCTGGACGTCCCGCTGCAGGTCCTGGCCGATGTGTGGCAGGAAGCCGCCGCAGCGGAGGCCGCCATATGCGAGACCGCCGGTACCGCGTAGCCTCGTAACTCAACACGTGTCGGACTACGCGAGGGAGTGTTCTATGGAGGGCTTCGCCGGAAAGGTCGCCGTTGTCACCGGCGCCGGATCGGGCATCGGGCAGGCGCTGGCCATCGAGCTGGGACGTTCGGGCGCCAAACTGGCGATCAGCGACGTCGACACCGAGGGCCTGGCGGTCACCGAGGAACGCCTCAAGGCGATCGGCGCCGAGGTCAAGACCGACCGGCTCGACGTCACCGAGCGCGAGGCTTTCCTGCTCTACGCCGACGCGGTCAAGGAGCATTTCGGCAAGGTCAACCAGATCTACAACAACGCAGGCATCGCATTCAGCGGCGACGTCGAGGTCAGCCAATTCAAGGACATCGAACGGGTCATGGACGTCGACTACTGGGGCGTCGTCAACGGCACCAAGGCCTTCCTGCCGCACCTGATCGCCTCCGGCGACGGGCACGTCGTCAACGTCTCCAGCCTGTTCGGCATCTTCTCGGTTCCCGGCCAGGCCGCCTACAACTCGGCCAAGTTCGCGGTGCGCGGCTTCACCGAGGCACTGCGCCAGGAGATGGCCCTGGCCAAGCATCCCGTCAAGGTGACGTGTGTACACCCGGGCGGGATCAAGACCGCCATCGCGCGCAATGCCACCGTCGCCGAGGGACTGGATCAGAAGGCGCTCGCGGAGACCTTCGACCGGAAGCTGGCCAACACCACTCCGCAGCGCGCGGCCAAGATCATCCTCGAGGCGGTGCGCAAGGACAAGGCGCGCGTGCTCGTCGGTCCCGACGCCAAGATCCTCGACGTCATCGTGCGGATCACCGGCTCCGGATACCAGAAGCTGTTCGCCTCCGCGATGGGTCGCATGATCCCGCGCTGATCCCTCTGCCCCGCGAGCGACCGCTGAGGTACGCGATGTGCGGCGTGTCTGCGTACAGACACGGTCGCTCGCGGAGCGGGGTTAGTGGCCCAGCGGGTTGGCCTGGAGGAAGGCATCGGCCACCGCACCGGGATCCTTGCCCTCGGCGACCTGCCTGCGCATATCGGCCAGCGACCCCGTGTCGAGGACACCGGCGATCTCGTTGAGCGCCAGGATCTGGCGCTCGTCGAGCGTGTTGCGTCGATACAGCGGCACCACATTGTCACCACGGATCAGCGACGTCTTGTCGGCCAGCACGGTCAGGTCCGACGGGATGGCCGGATCGGCCGTCGTCGACCACGCCGCGTTGATCTTGCCGGCCCGCAGCGCCGCGAACAGACTCTTGTCATCGGGGAACACGAGCGCCTTGGGCAGCGTGCACGAGCCCACCACCGCAGGCACCCGCATCGCCTTCACCGCACCCGGCCGCGCCTGTGCACAGTTGCGGCGCAGCGCGCTCAGATCGGTTCCGCCCCACGCCGTGGCCGTGGCCTCGGTGACCACCAGAGCGGGCTTGTCCTGCGCCGACATGGTGTAGTCACCGGCCGCGACACCTTCGGGTAGCGCCGATACCAGGTCCCGGTAGACCTGCTCGTCCGCGCGGGCCGTCGCGTTCGGATTCAGCTCGGTCAGGAACCGGCCGGTGAACCCCGGCAGCACCGTCACCGATCCGGAATCCAGCACGCTGGGGACACCGTCGGTCTCGGTGACCGCGGCCGGCGTGCCGTAGTAGCGCAGCGCCGCCGCGTACAGATGGCCGAGCAGCGCCGACTCGGGCCCCTGCCCCGCCCCGACCGTGAGAACGGCCGGGGCCGAATTGGCCGCGCATCCCCCCAGCACCGGTGCCAGCAGCGTCAACATTGTCAACAGCGCCGACGCCAGGGTGCGGCGCATCAGTGAGCTCAGGACTCTGCGGGGTCAACCGCCGCTGCGACCGCGGCCGCAACCGCAGGGCCGACCCGCGGATCCAGCGCGCTGGGCACGATGTGGTCGACCGCCAGATCGTCGCCGACGACCGAGAAGATCGCCTCGGCAGCCGCCACCTTCATCTTCTCGGTGATGCGACGGGCACCGGCGTCCAGCGCACCGCGGAAGACCCCGGGGAAGGCCAGCACGTTGTTGATCTGGTTCGGGAAATCGCTGCGCCCGGTCGCCACGACCGCCGCGTACTTGCGGGCGGCGTCCGGGTGGATCTCGGGATCCGGGTTGGACAGCGCGAAGACGATGCCGTTGGGAGCCATCGTGGCGATGAACTCCTCGGGCACGACGCCGGCCGACACCCCGAGGAAGACGTCGGCGCCCTCGAGCGCCTCGGCCACACCGCCGGTGAGCTTGCGCGGGTTGGTGCGCCCGGCCAGCTCCGCCTTGAAGGCATTGAGGTTGTCACGGCCGGAATGCACGATGCCCTGCGAATCGAGCACGACGACGTCGGTGATGCCCTTGTTCAGCAGGATGTTGGCGCAGGCCACACCCGCTGCACCGGCGCCCGAGATGACCACGCGCAGTGAATGGATGTCCCGCTCGAGCACCTTGGTGGCGCCCAGCAGCGCGGCCAGCACCACGATCGCCGTGCCGTGCTGGTCGTCGTGCATCACCGGGCAGTCCAGCGCCTCGATGACCCGGCGCTCGATCTCGAAGCACCGCGGGGCCGAGATGTCCTCCAGGTTCACCGCGCCGAACGTCGGACGCAGCCGGATCAGGGTTTCGACGATCTCGTCGGGATCCTTGGTGTCGAGCACGATCGGGATCGAGTTCAGGCCGCCGAAGGACTTGAACAGCGCGCTCTTGCCCTCCATGACCGGCAGCGACGCCGCCGGGCCGATGTCGCCGAGGCCCAGCACCGCAGTACCGTCGCTGACCACCGCCACCAGGCGGTTGGCCCACGTGTACTTGGCCGCGAGGGTGTGATCAGTGGCGATCGCCCGGCTCACCTGGGCGACCCCGGGTGTGTACGCGATCGACAGCGCACGCTGAGTGTCCAGCGGCTCCTTCAACTCGACCGAGAGCTTTCCGCCTTCGTGATGATCGAAGATCTCGGCGTCTTCGATGACAACTTGCGGGGTGCGCTCCGCAGGCGAGCGCTCGGGCGAGGAGGCGACTGTACTTTCCGACACGGCGCAAGGGTACTTCAATGCCATTTCTCACAGGGCAGGGTTCCCCGCTGGTGAGCGTTACTTAACAGTAGGTACGCGTAGCATTCGTTGTGCTGATCAGGTTGCTGCACACCGCGCAGGAAGGTCGGAGTCCATGCCCTCATTCCGCGCTTTGCCACCGGCCTTGCGGTCGACCGCAAGGCCCCGGCCCGCGGAGCCCGATGCCAAGGCGATCCACGTCCCGGTGGCACGGGCCATGGTGGATTGCGGTGTGTACAGCGGTGGCGACCGGTTGCCCGGCAAATACACCCATGCCGCAGCGCTGAACAAGGTCCGCGAACTACAGGCAGCGGGGCAGAAGGCGTTCGTCTGGATCGGCCTGCACGAGCCCGACGAATTCCAGATGCAGTCGGTGGCGGACGTTTTCGGATTGCACGAGCTGGCCGTCGAGGACGCGGTACACGCACATCAGCGCCCCAAGCTGGAGCGCTATGACAAGACACTGTTCCTGGTGCTCAAAACCATCAACTATGTCGAGCACGAGTCGGTGGCACTGGCCCGCGAGATCGTCGAGACCGGCGAGATCATGATCTTCGTCGGACCGGACTTCGTGGTCACCGTCCGGCACGGCGAGCACGGCGGACTGGCCGGCGTGCGGAAGCGGCTCGAATCCTCGCCGGCCATCCTCAAACTCGGACCGTTCGCGGTCATGCACGCGATCGCCGACCACGTGGTGGACAGCTACCTCGACGTGACCGATCTGATGGAAACCGACATCGACGCGATGGAGGAGGACATCTTCTCCCCCGGCACGCACACCAACATCGAGTGTATTTACCTGCTCAAGCGGGAGGTCGTCGAAATGCGCCGGGCGGTGGCGCCGTTGACCCTCGCGCTGGCACGGTTGCTGACCGACCACAACGACCTGATCTCGGTCGAGGTGCGCCGGTACATGCGCGACGTGCACGACCACAATGTGCAGGCCTCCGATCGCGTCACGAGCTACGACGAGATGCTCAGCTCACTGGTGCAGGCCGCGCTCGGCAAGGTCGCCATGCAGCAGAACGTGGACATGCGCAAGATCTCGGCGTGGGTGGCGATCGCCGCGGTACCGACCGCAATGGCCGGGATTTACGGGATGAACTTCGAGCACATGCCGGAGTTGCAGTGGACGTGGGGCTATCCCGCCGTGCTGCTGACGATGGCCACCATCTGCTTCGTGCTGTACCGCACGTTCCGCCACAACGACTGGCTCTAGCCGGAATCAGCTTGGGCTGGCGGCCCTTCGGGTCGGGTCGAGCACGTCGACCCCGTCGGTCTGCCATGCCTCGCGCATCGCATCCGCACCCTTGAGCCGCACCCAGGCCGCCTCGGTGGCGGTGATCGGCGTGGCCGAGAGCACCGTCACCGGAGACAGCGGGTCGGTCAGGACTACCTCGCCGATATCGCTGGGGCCCAGCAGGAATGCACTGAACGGTGCGGAGTCGAACAACTGCGTCTCCAGGTCGATGAGTGCGTCGGCCTCCAGCACCAGGCCCTCCACGGCGGGCACGGCAGCCAGGACGGCCAGCGACCGGGCCAGCCCGCCCGGGGTCGGGCCCCGCAGCGACAGCACCACCTCGGCCCGCGGACCATGGATCGGGTCGGAGACCAGTTCGGTCGGATCGAACATCGGGTGACGCGAACACCCCAGAGTCACATAGTGATACAGATCCAGCCCGGAACCGTCGGCACCGCCGGCCCGCAGGTCGGGCCCGAACCGCAGCACGTCGATGCGCTCGGTGCCCAGGAAGGTGACGCTGGCGCTGACAGGTTCGGCAGTGATGCCCGCCGCGCCGAAGTACTCGACCACATGGGCGCGAACCGCAGCCAGGACGTCGATCACTCTTCTGTCGGTTCTCCGGCCGCTTCGGCCGACTCGGCTGGCTCAGCGGCCTCGGCTGGCTCAGCGGCCTCGGCTTCCTCGGATTCCTCGGCTTCTTCGGCTTCGTCGGCCTCGGGCTCCTCGGCCGCCACCGGTTCGGTGCGGGTCAGGTTCGCCCCGGTTTCGGCGTCGAAGATCACCAGCTTGGATGTGTCGAACGCCAGCTGGATCTGCTGGCCGTTGGCCACCGTCGATTCTGCCGACACCCGAGCCACGAACTCGTTGACGCCGCCCCCGGAATCGGCGGCCAGCTCGGCCAGCTGCGCCGCCTCGGCACCGGCACCGTCGATGGTGAAGTGCACGTACTTGTCCGCACCGAGCGACTCGACGATGTCGGCATGCACCGGGAAGCTCAGCGCCCGGATCCGCGCGTACCCGTCGAGCAGCGACGCGTCCTCCAGGTGCTCGGGTCGGATTCCGACGATGATGTTGTCGGGCTTGGGCTGACGCGCCAGCAGATCGTGCACCTGCGGGGTCAGGGTGACGTCGCCGAACGGCAGCCGCACCCCGACATCGGTGAACGTGGCCGGGAAGAAGTTCATCGCAGGAGATCCAATGAAGCCGGCCACGAACAGGTTCGCCGGGTTGTTGTACAGCTCGTCGGGCGTGCCGATCTGCTGGATCTCACCGGCCAGCAACACCACAACCCGATCACCGAGGGTCATCGCCTCGGTCTGATCGTGTGTCACGTAGACGGTCGTGGTGCCCAGCCGGCTCTGCAGGCGGGCGATCTCGGCGCGCATCTGCACGCGCAGCTTGGCGTCCAGGTTGCTCAGCGGCTCGTCCATCAGAAATGCCTTGGGGCGCCGCACGATTGCCCGGCCCATCGCCACCCGCTGGCGCTGCCCGCCGGACAGCTGGGCCGGCTTGCGGTCGAGCAGTTCGGTCAGGTCGAGGATCTTGGCGGTCTCCTCGACCTTGGCCGCGATCTCGTCCTTCTTGAGCTTGGCCAGGGTCAGCGGGAACGCGATGTTCTGGCGCACCGTCATGTGCGGGTAGAGCGCGTAGGACTGGAACACCATCGCGATGTCGCGGTCCTTGGGCGCCTTCTCGTTGACCCGCTCCCCGCCGATGCGCAGCTCACCCGACGAGATGTCTTCAAGCCCGGCAATCATGTTCAGGGTGGTGGACTTACCGCAGCCCGACGGTCCCACCAGGATGATGAACTCGCCGTCGGCGATGGTCATCGAGAACTGCTTGACGGCTTCCCTGGTGCCGCCTGCGCCGTCCGGGTAGCTCTTGGTGACCCGGTCCAACACGATTTCGGCCATCCAATTACCCCTTTACCGCACCGGATGTCAGGCCAGCGACGATGCGCCGCTGGAAAATGAGAACAAAGATGATGATCGGGATGGTGATGACCATCGCGCCCGCCGCGATCGACCCGGTCGGCTCCTCGAACTGCGAACTGCCGGTGAAATTCGCGATCGCCACGGGCGCGGTGATCGCCCGCTGCGTCGCGGTCAGCGACAGCGCCAGCAGCAGGTCGTTCCACGCGAAGATGAAGACCAGGATGGCCGCGGTGACGATGCCCGGAGCGGCCAGCGGTGCGATCACCTTGCGGAAGGCCTGCGCCGGGGTGGCGCCGTCCATCTTGGCGGCCTTCTCCAGATCCCATGGGATCTCGCGGAAGAACGCCGAGAGCGTGTAGATCGCCAGCGGCAGCGCGAAGGTGATGTAGGGAATGATCAGGCCGGGCCAGGTGTCGAACAACCCGATGCTCCGCCACAGGTTGAAGATCGGTGTCACCAGCGAGATCTGGGGGAACATCGCGATCAAAAGGGCGACACCCACCAACAGCTTCTTGCCGGGGAACTCCAGCCGTGCGACGGCGTAGGCGGCCATGCCGCCGATCACCACGGCGATGACCGTGGTGATCAGGCCGATACCGATCGAGTTGATCAGCGCCGAGGTGAAGATGTTCCCGGTGAAGATGCCCTTGTAGTTGTCGAACGTGATCTGCGACGGAATCAGCTTGCCGTCCTTGACACTTGACGTCGGCTTCAACGACAGCGACAGGATCCACAACACCGGGATCAGCGCGTAGAGCACCACCAGGATGTTCACGACCGTCCACCCGGTCGCGCGCCGCGCACCCACTCGCTCGGTCATCGTCCTCCGCTCTTCGCGCAAGCGCTCATCGGTGCCCCTCCGCGTCCGCACCGGGCGCCGACGCACCGAAGATCTTGATGAAGACGAACGCGATGATCGCCACCGACAGGAAGATCAACACGCTGATGGCCGAACCCAATCCGAGATTGAAGGCCTTGAACAGGTTGTCATAGCCGAGGATCGACACCGATCCGGTGTTGTTGGCGCCCCCGGTCAGCACATAGATGTTGTCGAAGATCCGGAACGCGTCGAGGGTGCGGAACAGCAGCGCGACCAGGATGGCCGGTTTGATCAGCGGCAGAATGACTCTCACCAGCCGCGTCCAGGCTCCGGCCCCGTCGACCTCGGCCGCGTTGAGCAGATCCTGCGGCACCAGCGCCAGGCCCGCCAGCAGCAGCAGCGCCATGAACGGCGTGGTCTTCCAGACCTCGGCGAGCACGATGATGGCCAATGACGGCAACTGTTCGGTCAGCGGGGCGCTGCCGTCGGGCAGCAGGTTGGCCAGGTAACCGGTGCCCGGTGTCCAGGCGTAGTACCAGCTGTAGGAGGCGGCCACCGTCACGATCCCATAGGGAATCAGCACCGCGGTGCGGACCACGCCCTTACCGAAGATGGTGCGGTGCATGACCAGTGCCAGAGCCATGCCGAGCACGAACTCGATCGTCACCGAGACGACGGTGATCGCCAGCGTCACCACGAATGCCGTCCACCAGTAGCGGTCGGTGAGGATGGTCTGGTAGTTGGCGAACCCGACGAAGGCCGTGTCGTCCGGGGCGGCCAGGTTGTAGCGCTGCAGGCTCAGCCACACCGCGTAGCCGATCGGGTAGGCGGTCACCGCGATCATCAGAATCACCGCGGGTGCGATCAGTCCGAACGCCAACTTGCGTTCGGAGGTGCGGTTGCCGCTTTTCGTGGTGCTCACGGGATCAACCCTTTGCCGTCGATGGCCTTCTGCACCTGTTCGGTCAGCTCATCGGCGGTGTGCTCCGGATCGATGTCGGTGATCGGGGCCAGGGCGGCCGAAATGCGGGTGGACACAGCCTGATACACCGGCGTCGCGGGCCGTACCGCGGCATTGGTCAGCTGCTCGCGGATGATCGCGTACTGCGGATACTTGGTCTGGAATGCCGGATCGTCGTAGAGCGACTCGCGCACCGCGGGCAACCCGCCCTCGACCGAGGTGTAGCGCTGGTTCTCGACGTTGCGCAGGCAGCGGATGGCTTCGAACGCCTCGGCCTTGTGCCTGCTGGTCTTGGCCACCGCGAGGTTCAACCCGCCGAGGGTCACCTTGGCCGGCTCCCCGTCACGCACGCCCGGATAGTTTGCGAACCCGAACACGTCTTTGCTCGCCTCGTACGCCGACTGGAACTGCTCGTCGGTCGGCGAGAAGGTGCCGAGATCGTTGATGGCCCCGGCGAGATCGGCACGTTCGTTCAGCGGCAGGAAGTTCACCCCGCCCTTGACAGCGTTCTCCAGCAGCGAGGGCAGCACGAATGGCCAGTTGACCTCGAGTGCGGCCTTGCCCTGCTCGAGCGCGAGTCGGGCGGTCCCCTCGTCGGTCTGGGTCACCGACGGGTCCGCGCCGGGCGCGGTGGCAACCGACTTGATGATCTGCAGCGCCTTGACCGTCGCCGCGCGATGCTCCGGGGTATCGGTCAGGGTGACCGTCTTGCCGTCATCGGAGAGCACCTGGCCGCCCGCGCTGGCCAGCAGCGTGTTGAACCACACCACCAGGCCCTCGTACTGCTTGGCCTGTACCGCAATCCAACTGGGCTTGCCCGCCGCGTGCAGACGGTTCGCCTCGGAGACCATGCCGTCCCAGGTGGCCGGCGGCTCATCCATCAAATCGGCTCGATACCAAAGCAATTGGGTGTTGGTGGTGATCGGCGATGCGTACAGCTTGCCTTGCCAGCGCGCCGTCTCCAACGGTCCGGGCAGGGTGTTCGACTCCGCATCGGACTCGGCCTCACCCGCCGGATCCTCCGACAGCGGGACGGCCCAGCCGGCCTCGGCGAACTCGGCGGTCCAGACCACGTCGAGCGCCATGATGTCGAGGGTCTTGTCGTTACCGGTGAGGCGCCGGGCCAGCTGCAACCGTTGGTCGTCAGCGCCTTTCGGCAAACTCACCTGTTTGATGGTGAAACGGTCGCCGAGTTCGGTGTTGCAGCGCTCGGCCACGGCGGTGAAAGTCGCCATCTCGTTGGCCGGGGTGTAGTAGTTGATGACGATCCCGTCGTCGCCCTTACCACAAGCCGACACCACC includes these proteins:
- the map gene encoding type I methionyl aminopeptidase; translated protein: MIELKTGAEIEKMRVTGRFVAEVLGELSGLAAIGVNLLDLEHHARDMVKRRGAESCYWDYDPSFGRGPFRNVICLSVNDAVLHGLPHDYRLRDGDVLSMDFAVSIDGWVADAARTVIVGTPAAADVRLVRATEEALAAGTAAARPGNRLGDISAAIGAVAADYGYPVNLEFGGHGLGRTMHEDPHVPNRGKPGRGMKLRAGMTLALEPWLAAGTNRIVYDRDGWTIRSADGSRTAHTENTVAITESGPLVLTC
- a CDS encoding helix-turn-helix domain-containing protein, which codes for MVRTPLTPAQIAAGRRLGETLRAARGTRSLDEVAQHAGISPETLRKIETGRLPSPAFGTVVGLSTALDVPLQVLADVWQEAAAAEAAICETAGTA
- a CDS encoding SDR family NAD(P)-dependent oxidoreductase translates to MEGFAGKVAVVTGAGSGIGQALAIELGRSGAKLAISDVDTEGLAVTEERLKAIGAEVKTDRLDVTEREAFLLYADAVKEHFGKVNQIYNNAGIAFSGDVEVSQFKDIERVMDVDYWGVVNGTKAFLPHLIASGDGHVVNVSSLFGIFSVPGQAAYNSAKFAVRGFTEALRQEMALAKHPVKVTCVHPGGIKTAIARNATVAEGLDQKALAETFDRKLANTTPQRAAKIILEAVRKDKARVLVGPDAKILDVIVRITGSGYQKLFASAMGRMIPR
- a CDS encoding glycine betaine ABC transporter substrate-binding protein, with amino-acid sequence MRRTLASALLTMLTLLAPVLGGCAANSAPAVLTVGAGQGPESALLGHLYAAALRYYGTPAAVTETDGVPSVLDSGSVTVLPGFTGRFLTELNPNATARADEQVYRDLVSALPEGVAAGDYTMSAQDKPALVVTEATATAWGGTDLSALRRNCAQARPGAVKAMRVPAVVGSCTLPKALVFPDDKSLFAALRAGKINAAWSTTADPAIPSDLTVLADKTSLIRGDNVVPLYRRNTLDERQILALNEIAGVLDTGSLADMRRQVAEGKDPGAVADAFLQANPLGH
- a CDS encoding NAD(P)-dependent malic enzyme, producing MALKYPCAVSESTVASSPERSPAERTPQVVIEDAEIFDHHEGGKLSVELKEPLDTQRALSIAYTPGVAQVSRAIATDHTLAAKYTWANRLVAVVSDGTAVLGLGDIGPAASLPVMEGKSALFKSFGGLNSIPIVLDTKDPDEIVETLIRLRPTFGAVNLEDISAPRCFEIERRVIEALDCPVMHDDQHGTAIVVLAALLGATKVLERDIHSLRVVISGAGAAGVACANILLNKGITDVVVLDSQGIVHSGRDNLNAFKAELAGRTNPRKLTGGVAEALEGADVFLGVSAGVVPEEFIATMAPNGIVFALSNPDPEIHPDAARKYAAVVATGRSDFPNQINNVLAFPGVFRGALDAGARRITEKMKVAAAEAIFSVVGDDLAVDHIVPSALDPRVGPAVAAAVAAAVDPAES
- the corA gene encoding magnesium/cobalt transporter CorA; amino-acid sequence: MPSFRALPPALRSTARPRPAEPDAKAIHVPVARAMVDCGVYSGGDRLPGKYTHAAALNKVRELQAAGQKAFVWIGLHEPDEFQMQSVADVFGLHELAVEDAVHAHQRPKLERYDKTLFLVLKTINYVEHESVALAREIVETGEIMIFVGPDFVVTVRHGEHGGLAGVRKRLESSPAILKLGPFAVMHAIADHVVDSYLDVTDLMETDIDAMEEDIFSPGTHTNIECIYLLKREVVEMRRAVAPLTLALARLLTDHNDLISVEVRRYMRDVHDHNVQASDRVTSYDEMLSSLVQAALGKVAMQQNVDMRKISAWVAIAAVPTAMAGIYGMNFEHMPELQWTWGYPAVLLTMATICFVLYRTFRHNDWL
- a CDS encoding suppressor of fused domain protein; translated protein: MIDVLAAVRAHVVEYFGAAGITAEPVSASVTFLGTERIDVLRFGPDLRAGGADGSGLDLYHYVTLGCSRHPMFDPTELVSDPIHGPRAEVVLSLRGPTPGGLARSLAVLAAVPAVEGLVLEADALIDLETQLFDSAPFSAFLLGPSDIGEVVLTDPLSPVTVLSATPITATEAAWVRLKGADAMREAWQTDGVDVLDPTRRAASPS
- a CDS encoding ABC transporter ATP-binding protein — protein: MAEIVLDRVTKSYPDGAGGTREAVKQFSMTIADGEFIILVGPSGCGKSTTLNMIAGLEDISSGELRIGGERVNEKAPKDRDIAMVFQSYALYPHMTVRQNIAFPLTLAKLKKDEIAAKVEETAKILDLTELLDRKPAQLSGGQRQRVAMGRAIVRRPKAFLMDEPLSNLDAKLRVQMRAEIARLQSRLGTTTVYVTHDQTEAMTLGDRVVVLLAGEIQQIGTPDELYNNPANLFVAGFIGSPAMNFFPATFTDVGVRLPFGDVTLTPQVHDLLARQPKPDNIIVGIRPEHLEDASLLDGYARIRALSFPVHADIVESLGADKYVHFTIDGAGAEAAQLAELAADSGGGVNEFVARVSAESTVANGQQIQLAFDTSKLVIFDAETGANLTRTEPVAAEEPEADEAEEAEESEEAEAAEPAEAAEPAESAEAAGEPTEE
- a CDS encoding carbohydrate ABC transporter permease, which codes for MGARRATGWTVVNILVVLYALIPVLWILSLSLKPTSSVKDGKLIPSQITFDNYKGIFTGNIFTSALINSIGIGLITTVIAVVIGGMAAYAVARLEFPGKKLLVGVALLIAMFPQISLVTPIFNLWRSIGLFDTWPGLIIPYITFALPLAIYTLSAFFREIPWDLEKAAKMDGATPAQAFRKVIAPLAAPGIVTAAILVFIFAWNDLLLALSLTATQRAITAPVAIANFTGSSQFEEPTGSIAAGAMVITIPIIIFVLIFQRRIVAGLTSGAVKG
- a CDS encoding carbohydrate ABC transporter permease, with the translated sequence MSTTKSGNRTSERKLAFGLIAPAVILMIAVTAYPIGYAVWLSLQRYNLAAPDDTAFVGFANYQTILTDRYWWTAFVVTLAITVVSVTIEFVLGMALALVMHRTIFGKGVVRTAVLIPYGIVTVAASYSWYYAWTPGTGYLANLLPDGSAPLTEQLPSLAIIVLAEVWKTTPFMALLLLAGLALVPQDLLNAAEVDGAGAWTRLVRVILPLIKPAILVALLFRTLDAFRIFDNIYVLTGGANNTGSVSILGYDNLFKAFNLGLGSAISVLIFLSVAIIAFVFIKIFGASAPGADAEGHR
- a CDS encoding ABC transporter substrate-binding protein, producing MRARRLCAAAVAALATASVVSACGKGDDGIVINYYTPANEMATFTAVAERCNTELGDRFTIKQVSLPKGADDQRLQLARRLTGNDKTLDIMALDVVWTAEFAEAGWAVPLSEDPAGEAESDAESNTLPGPLETARWQGKLYASPITTNTQLLWYRADLMDEPPATWDGMVSEANRLHAAGKPSWIAVQAKQYEGLVVWFNTLLASAGGQVLSDDGKTVTLTDTPEHRAATVKALQIIKSVATAPGADPSVTQTDEGTARLALEQGKAALEVNWPFVLPSLLENAVKGGVNFLPLNERADLAGAINDLGTFSPTDEQFQSAYEASKDVFGFANYPGVRDGEPAKVTLGGLNLAVAKTSRHKAEAFEAIRCLRNVENQRYTSVEGGLPAVRESLYDDPAFQTKYPQYAIIREQLTNAAVRPATPVYQAVSTRISAALAPITDIDPEHTADELTEQVQKAIDGKGLIP